Proteins from one Bacteroides zhangwenhongii genomic window:
- a CDS encoding chloride channel protein has product MKEEKLSLLQRCIKWREANIKEKQFILILSFLVGIFTAFAALILKFLIHQIQNFLTDNFNVTGANYLYLVYPVVGIFLAGWFVRNIVKDDISHGVTKILYAISRRQGRIKRHNIWSSTIASAITIGFGGSVGAEAPIVLTGSAIGSNLGSVFKMEHRTLMLLVGCGAAGAVAGIFKAPIAGLVFTLEVLMIDLTMSSLLPLLISAVTAATVSYITTGTEAMFKFHLDQAFELERIPYVILLGIFCGLVSLYFTRAMNSVEGVFGKLNNPYKKLAFGGVMLSVLIFLFPPLYGEGYDTIELLLNGTSTAEWDTVMNNSMFYGYGNLLLVYLMLIILLKVFASSATNGGGGCGGIFAPSLYLGCIAGFVFSHFSNDFTFSAYLPEKNFALMGMAGVMSGVMHAPLTGVFLIAELTGGYDLFLPLMIVSVSSYLTIIAFEPHSIYSMRLAKKGQLITHHKDKAVLTLMKMENVVEKDFVVVHPEMDLGELVKAIAASHRNVFPVTDKKTGELLGIVLLDDIRNIMFRQELYHRFTVNKLMTSAPAKIFDTDGMEQVMQTFDDTKAWNLPVVDEEGRYEGFVSKSKIFNSYRQVLVHFSED; this is encoded by the coding sequence ATGAAAGAAGAAAAACTGAGTTTATTACAGCGTTGTATCAAGTGGCGGGAAGCGAATATAAAGGAAAAGCAGTTTATCCTTATATTAAGTTTTCTGGTCGGTATCTTTACAGCCTTTGCCGCTTTGATCTTGAAGTTCCTGATTCATCAGATACAGAATTTTCTGACCGATAATTTCAATGTGACCGGAGCTAACTATTTGTATCTGGTATATCCGGTAGTCGGAATTTTCCTGGCTGGCTGGTTTGTACGCAACATTGTTAAAGACGATATCAGCCATGGAGTCACAAAGATTCTGTATGCCATTTCCCGCCGACAGGGACGCATCAAACGACATAATATCTGGTCGTCTACTATTGCCAGTGCGATAACCATCGGTTTTGGTGGATCGGTCGGGGCGGAGGCGCCTATCGTCTTGACAGGTTCCGCCATCGGCTCCAATCTGGGAAGTGTGTTCAAGATGGAGCACCGTACGTTGATGTTGCTCGTAGGTTGTGGTGCGGCGGGTGCGGTTGCCGGTATCTTTAAAGCACCGATTGCGGGATTGGTATTTACATTGGAAGTTCTGATGATTGACCTTACCATGTCGTCCCTGCTTCCGTTGCTGATTTCTGCGGTCACGGCAGCTACCGTTTCCTATATTACTACCGGTACGGAGGCTATGTTTAAATTCCACCTCGATCAGGCGTTCGAATTGGAACGTATTCCTTATGTCATTCTGCTGGGTATCTTTTGTGGTTTGGTTTCGCTTTATTTCACACGTGCCATGAATTCGGTGGAGGGCGTTTTCGGCAAGCTCAATAATCCCTATAAGAAACTAGCTTTCGGCGGTGTGATGTTGAGTGTGTTGATTTTCCTTTTCCCGCCTCTCTACGGTGAAGGATACGATACGATTGAGCTGTTGCTGAACGGAACTTCCACAGCCGAATGGGATACGGTGATGAACAACTCCATGTTTTATGGTTATGGCAATCTGCTGTTGGTCTATCTGATGTTGATCATTCTGTTGAAAGTATTTGCCTCTAGCGCGACGAATGGTGGCGGCGGTTGCGGTGGTATCTTTGCCCCTTCGCTTTATTTGGGGTGCATCGCCGGATTCGTCTTTTCCCATTTCAGTAATGACTTTACTTTCTCCGCCTATCTGCCCGAAAAGAATTTTGCTTTGATGGGAATGGCGGGAGTCATGAGCGGTGTTATGCATGCTCCTCTGACGGGAGTATTTCTGATAGCCGAGCTGACGGGGGGATACGATTTGTTCCTTCCGCTGATGATTGTATCCGTTAGCTCATACCTGACGATTATCGCGTTTGAGCCTCATAGTATATACTCCATGCGTCTGGCAAAGAAGGGACAGCTGATTACGCATCACAAAGACAAGGCTGTGTTGACATTGATGAAGATGGAGAATGTGGTGGAGAAGGATTTTGTAGTTGTACATCCGGAGATGGATTTGGGTGAGCTGGTGAAAGCGATTGCCGCTTCCCATCGGAATGTGTTCCCGGTGACGGATAAAAAAACGGGCGAACTGTTGGGTATTGTCCTGCTCGATGACATCCGTAACATCATGTTCCGGCAAGAACTTTATCATCGTTTCACTGTTAACAAATTGATGACATCCGCTCCTGCCAAAATATTCGATACGGACGGAATGGAACAGGTAATGCAGACGTTTGACGATACGAAAGCCTGGAATCTTCCGGTGGTGGACGAGGAGGGACGCTATGAGGGCTTTGTCTCTAAATCGAAGATTTTTAACTCATATCGGCAGGTGCTGGTACATTTTTCGGAAGACTAG
- a CDS encoding L-threonylcarbamoyladenylate synthase produces MIEDIKKACQVMNEGGVILYPTDTVWGIGCDATNEEAVRRVYEIKKRADSKAMLVLVDSPVKVDFYVQDVPAVAWDLIEVADKPLTIIYSGARNLATNLLAEDGSVGIRVTNEEFSRRLCQQFRKAIVSTSANVSGQPGAANFSEISDEIKSAVDYIVGFRQGDMSRPKPSSIIKLDKGGVIKIIRE; encoded by the coding sequence ATGATAGAAGATATTAAAAAAGCCTGTCAGGTGATGAATGAAGGAGGAGTTATTCTCTATCCTACCGATACCGTATGGGGAATAGGCTGCGACGCTACTAATGAAGAGGCTGTACGCCGTGTGTATGAGATTAAGAAACGTGCTGATAGCAAGGCTATGCTGGTGTTGGTGGACAGTCCTGTGAAGGTGGATTTTTATGTACAGGATGTACCGGCTGTAGCGTGGGACTTGATTGAAGTTGCCGACAAGCCGTTGACGATTATATATTCCGGTGCGCGCAATTTAGCGACGAACCTGTTGGCGGAAGACGGCAGTGTGGGAATCCGTGTTACAAACGAAGAATTTTCCCGAAGGCTCTGCCAGCAATTCCGCAAAGCGATTGTCTCCACATCGGCCAATGTGAGCGGTCAGCCCGGAGCTGCGAATTTTAGTGAGATCAGCGATGAAATCAAGTCAGCGGTGGACTATATCGTCGGTTTCCGTCAAGGGGATATGAGTCGGCCGAAACCCTCAAGCATTATTAAGTTGGACAAAGGTGGAGTGATTAAGATAATTCGCGAATAA
- a CDS encoding acyl-CoA thioesterase — MEEIVFHHTLPIQLRFNDVDKFGHVNNTVYFSFYDLGKTEYFASVCPGVDWEKMGIVVVHIEADFVKQIFASDHIAVQTAVSQIGTKSFHLIQRVIDTTTNEIKCICKSVMVTFDLEKHESIPLTKEWIEAICKYEGRDLRK; from the coding sequence ATGGAAGAAATCGTATTTCACCACACTCTGCCTATCCAGTTGCGCTTCAATGACGTAGACAAATTCGGGCACGTCAACAATACTGTTTATTTCTCTTTTTATGATTTGGGAAAGACTGAATACTTCGCTTCAGTATGTCCGGGAGTCGATTGGGAAAAGATGGGAATTGTCGTCGTTCACATCGAAGCGGACTTCGTCAAACAAATCTTCGCCTCAGACCACATCGCTGTGCAAACGGCTGTCTCCCAAATAGGTACGAAAAGCTTTCATCTCATCCAACGGGTCATTGACACCACAACGAATGAAATAAAATGTATCTGCAAGTCCGTCATGGTGACTTTCGACCTCGAAAAGCATGAATCCATCCCCTTGACAAAAGAGTGGATAGAGGCGATATGCAAGTATGAGGGACGGGATTTGCGAAAATGA
- a CDS encoding alkaline phosphatase encodes MTRPMRSVLFGLLLVCATLAHGTQAPKYIFLFIGDGMGFNHVEASQIYAEKVGTDTGERSLLFPTFPVMTQVCTRSASHLITCSSAAATALATGEKTTNYVIGMDAKKQHGLKSLARQLKGKGYKIGIITSASIDHATPGGFYASQPDRSMYYEIGVDAANSGFDFFGGAGLLQPRSKRNASAPCLYDLFHQKGYTMYRGMDAYNRSHVKDKVLLFPTDTVSGSLKYALDRSEKDLGLPDLTKACLDNFAETAKKGFFMMVEGGKIDWAAHAHDAATVVTETVDFDQCIRLAYEFYKKHPDETLILVTADHETGGLGLGNSDTNLNIELLKYQQCSQEALTNAMRKMKTAKAVPSWGEMKSFLKKKLGFWEQITITPHEELELLICYEQSFLKKKSKDIVSLYAKDEPLAVAAVALLDKKASIGWTTKSHTGAPVPLYVVGKQAHLYSGRRDNTDMANILRQLFNLKQWEE; translated from the coding sequence ATGACAAGACCTATGAGGTCTGTTTTGTTCGGACTACTGCTAGTCTGCGCTACATTGGCACACGGAACGCAGGCTCCGAAATACATATTTTTATTTATCGGTGACGGGATGGGGTTCAATCATGTGGAAGCTTCGCAGATATATGCGGAGAAAGTCGGTACAGATACCGGTGAGCGTTCGCTACTGTTCCCTACTTTTCCCGTGATGACACAAGTGTGCACACGGTCGGCCTCTCACTTGATAACTTGCTCTTCGGCAGCTGCCACAGCTTTGGCGACGGGAGAAAAGACGACTAACTATGTAATAGGAATGGATGCAAAGAAACAACATGGCTTGAAGTCTCTTGCACGTCAACTGAAAGGTAAAGGCTATAAAATAGGGATCATCACTTCCGCATCCATTGATCATGCTACTCCCGGTGGCTTTTATGCTTCTCAACCGGATCGTTCGATGTATTACGAAATAGGAGTGGATGCGGCAAACTCCGGTTTCGACTTCTTCGGAGGGGCAGGGTTGCTTCAACCTCGAAGCAAGCGTAATGCGTCAGCTCCTTGTCTTTATGATTTGTTTCATCAGAAAGGATACACTATGTATCGGGGGATGGACGCTTATAATCGTAGTCATGTGAAAGACAAAGTGCTCCTGTTTCCTACAGATACGGTTAGCGGAAGCTTGAAATATGCATTGGATCGGTCTGAAAAAGACTTGGGTCTGCCGGATTTGACAAAAGCCTGTTTGGACAACTTTGCGGAAACCGCGAAGAAAGGTTTCTTTATGATGGTAGAGGGTGGTAAGATAGATTGGGCGGCTCATGCCCATGATGCGGCTACGGTTGTTACGGAAACTGTCGACTTTGACCAATGTATCCGTCTGGCTTATGAATTCTACAAGAAACATCCCGATGAAACCTTGATTCTTGTAACTGCCGACCACGAAACCGGAGGTTTGGGATTGGGTAATTCTGATACAAACCTGAATATCGAATTGCTGAAATACCAGCAGTGTTCGCAAGAAGCTTTGACCAATGCTATGCGGAAAATGAAAACAGCCAAAGCCGTTCCTTCCTGGGGAGAGATGAAATCTTTTCTGAAGAAGAAGCTGGGCTTTTGGGAACAGATTACGATTACCCCGCATGAAGAGTTGGAGCTGTTGATATGCTATGAGCAGTCTTTCTTGAAGAAGAAATCAAAAGATATAGTGAGCCTCTATGCTAAAGATGAGCCTTTGGCGGTGGCTGCGGTCGCCTTGCTAGATAAAAAAGCCTCTATTGGGTGGACTACCAAATCTCATACAGGTGCTCCGGTGCCTCTGTATGTTGTAGGGAAACAGGCTCATTTGTATTCGGGCAGAAGAGATAACACGGATATGGCGAATATCTTGAGGCAGCTGTTTAACCTCAAGCAGTGGGAAGAATAA
- a CDS encoding phosphodiester glycosidase family protein, producing the protein MKRSLLLGIILAVCSLGIVKGQTVSDSLAIVSAQWKIESPQKGIIHKYVSIPQLYQVPQSISLIEIDPGAGLKVGVTVSDKMRETSRMASEQGAIAAINGSYFDMKRGNSVCFLKVDRQVVDTTTLGEFARRVTGAVSIRKGKMKIISWNRQIEKQYKGKKGIVLASGPLMLKDGRYYDWSLCEKDFIRTKHPRSAVALTKDGKILFITVDGRFPKYAGGVSIPELAHLIRILGGKDAINLDGGGSTTLWLSGAPDNGIVNYPCDNKRFDHRGERTVPNILYIHD; encoded by the coding sequence ATGAAAAGAAGCTTGTTACTCGGCATTATCTTGGCTGTATGCTCTTTGGGAATAGTGAAAGGGCAAACTGTATCGGATTCGCTGGCAATCGTATCTGCGCAATGGAAGATAGAAAGTCCCCAAAAAGGGATTATCCATAAGTATGTTTCCATTCCTCAATTATATCAGGTCCCCCAATCTATCAGCCTGATAGAAATTGATCCCGGTGCAGGATTGAAAGTCGGTGTAACCGTCTCGGATAAGATGAGAGAAACAAGTAGAATGGCTTCGGAACAGGGCGCTATCGCAGCTATAAACGGTTCTTACTTTGATATGAAGCGAGGAAACTCGGTCTGTTTCCTTAAAGTAGACCGCCAGGTGGTGGATACCACTACTTTGGGTGAGTTTGCGAGACGTGTCACCGGAGCCGTTAGTATCCGCAAGGGAAAAATGAAGATAATCTCTTGGAATAGACAGATAGAAAAGCAATATAAAGGGAAAAAAGGTATCGTATTGGCTTCCGGGCCGTTGATGTTGAAAGACGGTCGCTATTACGATTGGAGTTTATGCGAGAAAGACTTTATCCGGACTAAACATCCCCGCAGTGCGGTAGCCCTTACCAAAGACGGAAAGATACTATTCATAACCGTGGACGGACGTTTTCCGAAATATGCCGGAGGGGTAAGTATCCCGGAATTGGCGCATCTGATCCGAATCCTGGGAGGCAAAGATGCGATCAATCTTGATGGAGGAGGTTCTACTACTCTTTGGCTGTCCGGTGCACCGGACAATGGGATTGTTAACTACCCCTGCGACAATAAGCGTTTCGACCATCGTGGAGAACGTACGGTACCTAATATCCTTTATATTCATGACTAA
- a CDS encoding BACON domain-containing protein, whose amino-acid sequence MILNRILSLCGQSCIGRIGLLSLLIGLSGCQDFTDDTGVTLPEPDLKFVDEALNLPLDEKEYTVDIESNLPWRVKTSAAWIDLLTSNGLKSGSFKMSVTKNTDVASREAEISAWIVEGAETKLKVVQEGIGIALKKRTLKVGAKGSEEEVIPFATMVAYTYELSEGCDWIHVTDGEPITPGVVNDSELKLKIDPYKDVEDGRTAYLYLKGSNGVTDMLTITQDKKPLEDIDYLRMFYEGANGDNWVKKWNFDAPLETNATHWPGVKFENGRVVQIDIQEPNNIVGDITPLCELSELKVLKFKHQKITGIPEEIGHLSQLTNLWIIESAAGGSLPESLGECQLLTSFNISNNPTATPAGFENSFSGNLDPLIKIPGIVTIKAYCNDLSGSLPVIPLDGSNKPTTWKNLMEFMVYDNEFDGSIPYGYGAVIEKSASKGIFRVNDNQLSGQIPSDLKAWSQYGKRKEVWILKGNNLTE is encoded by the coding sequence ATGATACTAAATAGAATACTATCTCTGTGCGGACAAAGCTGTATCGGAAGAATCGGGCTTTTGTCTTTGCTGATAGGTTTGTCGGGTTGTCAGGATTTTACGGATGATACGGGTGTGACTCTGCCGGAACCGGACTTGAAATTTGTGGATGAGGCATTGAATTTGCCTTTGGATGAAAAGGAATATACAGTGGATATCGAATCGAATCTCCCTTGGAGGGTGAAGACTTCTGCTGCATGGATTGACTTGCTGACCTCTAATGGACTGAAATCCGGAAGCTTCAAAATGTCGGTGACCAAGAATACGGATGTGGCCTCTCGTGAAGCCGAAATATCCGCTTGGATCGTGGAAGGCGCTGAAACAAAGTTGAAGGTGGTGCAGGAAGGTATTGGCATTGCCTTGAAGAAGCGTACGTTGAAAGTGGGAGCTAAGGGGAGCGAAGAAGAAGTGATTCCTTTTGCTACGATGGTTGCTTATACATATGAATTGTCGGAAGGCTGCGACTGGATACACGTAACCGATGGTGAGCCGATCACTCCCGGTGTTGTGAACGACTCGGAACTGAAACTTAAAATCGATCCTTATAAAGATGTGGAAGACGGCCGCACCGCTTATCTGTATTTGAAAGGCTCGAACGGGGTAACCGATATGCTGACCATTACTCAGGACAAGAAACCGTTGGAAGATATTGATTATTTGAGGATGTTCTATGAGGGGGCGAACGGAGATAATTGGGTGAAGAAGTGGAACTTTGACGCTCCTTTGGAAACGAATGCGACTCATTGGCCGGGTGTGAAATTTGAGAATGGGAGAGTGGTACAGATTGATATTCAAGAACCGAATAACATTGTGGGAGATATCACTCCGTTATGTGAATTGTCGGAACTGAAAGTGCTGAAGTTCAAGCATCAAAAGATAACAGGTATTCCGGAAGAGATAGGACATTTGTCTCAATTGACAAATTTGTGGATTATCGAATCAGCGGCAGGTGGTAGTTTACCGGAGTCTTTAGGGGAATGTCAATTATTGACCAGTTTTAATATATCCAATAATCCGACAGCAACTCCCGCCGGATTTGAAAATTCTTTTAGCGGAAATCTGGATCCGTTGATTAAGATTCCGGGCATTGTCACGATTAAAGCATATTGTAATGATCTGAGTGGCTCTCTTCCGGTGATTCCGTTGGATGGAAGTAATAAACCGACTACTTGGAAAAACCTGATGGAATTTATGGTCTATGACAATGAATTCGATGGAAGTATCCCTTATGGATATGGTGCTGTGATTGAGAAGAGTGCTTCTAAAGGGATATTCAGAGTAAATGATAACCAATTGAGCGGACAAATACCTTCGGATCTTAAAGCATGGTCACAGTATGGGAAACGTAAAGAAGTATGGATATTGAAAGGTAATAACCTCACTGAATAA
- a CDS encoding phosphodiester glycosidase family protein: MKKLIYDSALLLLGCLLWTACNNDEDLTVFSTEGAKTELGQKIIAGSDGYVGQYFSDSTYTLAPGVQALEMKILSATGLAVKMFVLEVDLKEAHLTMKASSPNEEGKLKTKQQMTLQALAYDKPGSRVLAAVNGDFFAKDGTPQGIYYRNGTCLKGTMTDNVCTFFAITKNKKAIIGSYDEYDSYKEDIQEAVGGRVRLMTNGNVLPQTVTALEPRTAIGVTDDNVVYILVADGRNFWYSNGMRYAEMGAVMKALGAKNAINLDGGGSSTFIIRKIAGFEDGRFAIRNWPYDNGGVEREVANGLLVVTDN, encoded by the coding sequence ATGAAAAAACTGATATATGATTCCGCTCTTCTGCTTTTGGGTTGTCTCTTGTGGACGGCTTGCAACAATGATGAAGATCTGACCGTATTCTCAACGGAGGGTGCGAAGACGGAACTGGGACAGAAAATAATTGCCGGAAGTGATGGATACGTCGGACAGTATTTCTCGGACTCCACTTACACGCTGGCTCCCGGCGTACAGGCGCTCGAGATGAAAATCCTTTCTGCCACAGGGCTGGCAGTGAAAATGTTTGTATTGGAGGTAGACCTGAAAGAGGCACATCTGACGATGAAGGCGTCTTCTCCCAATGAGGAGGGCAAATTGAAGACCAAGCAGCAGATGACATTGCAGGCTTTGGCATACGATAAGCCCGGCAGCAGGGTACTGGCTGCCGTGAACGGTGATTTCTTTGCAAAGGATGGAACACCGCAAGGAATCTACTACCGGAATGGTACTTGTCTGAAAGGTACGATGACTGATAACGTTTGTACTTTCTTCGCCATTACGAAAAACAAGAAAGCAATCATCGGTTCGTATGATGAATATGATTCGTACAAAGAGGATATTCAGGAAGCTGTGGGAGGACGTGTGCGTTTGATGACAAACGGGAATGTGCTTCCTCAGACGGTAACCGCATTGGAACCGAGAACCGCTATCGGAGTGACGGATGATAATGTGGTCTATATCCTCGTTGCCGACGGGCGTAACTTCTGGTACTCCAACGGAATGAGATATGCAGAGATGGGTGCGGTGATGAAAGCGTTAGGAGCAAAGAACGCTATCAATCTCGACGGAGGAGGTTCTTCTACTTTTATCATCCGTAAGATTGCCGGATTTGAGGACGGGCGTTTTGCCATACGAAACTGGCCTTATGATAATGGCGGAGTAGAAAGGGAAGTGGCAAACGGGCTGCTGGTTGTGACTGATAATTGA
- a CDS encoding RagB/SusD family nutrient uptake outer membrane protein, with protein sequence MMKKIIYIFIGCLLLTSCSGMLDIESHSAVSPGSVTPQDLSALRMGMYNKVQNSPTRESYITFDILGGDLTQSTGNAKDLINSVLSSLNSIVSSSWNGYYNALYQVNNVLSIVESLPESELRNLIIGEAHYFRAYIYHALVTRWGGVPIQKVNTMEKPFRDSEEVVWSFIEEELQTALAFLGTSSSYYYVSRDAALALKARVMLERGNLTEAATLAEGLITDGKYKLDSFDKIFRGKSNTEVIFSFQCLAEESNITISTLFYTYAHPNHGSYVYRPTNEVMNMYDDKDKRKEVSIINVGSEPCINKYPSGQTGTDPVVMSRLAEMYLISAEAQGFPKGLGRLNDLRKERGLESVDPKDKDEFLQCVLDERRKELLAEGFRYYDLIRTNTAKTTLGLKDYQHVLPIPGKEMISNPNLEPNPGY encoded by the coding sequence ATGATGAAAAAGATTATATATATATTTATCGGTTGCCTGTTGCTGACTTCGTGTAGCGGTATGTTGGATATTGAGTCTCATTCCGCAGTATCGCCGGGAAGCGTGACTCCCCAAGATCTCTCCGCTTTGCGTATGGGAATGTACAATAAGGTACAGAACTCTCCGACGAGAGAATCTTACATCACTTTTGATATATTGGGTGGTGACTTGACGCAAAGCACCGGAAATGCGAAGGACTTGATCAATTCAGTACTTTCTTCATTGAATTCAATCGTCTCCAGTAGTTGGAACGGGTATTATAATGCCCTTTATCAAGTGAATAATGTACTTTCTATCGTCGAATCTCTCCCAGAATCGGAACTGCGGAATCTGATTATCGGTGAAGCGCATTATTTCAGGGCATACATCTATCACGCACTGGTGACTCGTTGGGGCGGTGTCCCTATTCAGAAAGTGAATACAATGGAAAAACCTTTCCGCGATTCGGAAGAGGTGGTATGGAGCTTTATCGAAGAAGAACTGCAGACGGCACTTGCTTTTCTCGGCACATCGTCCAGCTATTATTATGTGTCCCGTGATGCAGCTTTGGCATTGAAAGCCCGTGTGATGTTGGAACGTGGAAACTTGACGGAGGCGGCTACTCTGGCGGAGGGGCTGATAACAGACGGCAAATACAAGCTGGACAGTTTTGATAAGATATTTCGTGGAAAGTCCAATACGGAGGTCATCTTCTCTTTCCAGTGTTTGGCGGAAGAATCGAATATCACTATCTCTACCTTGTTCTATACCTATGCGCATCCCAATCACGGCAGTTATGTCTATCGGCCTACCAATGAGGTGATGAATATGTATGATGATAAGGACAAACGTAAGGAAGTTTCCATTATCAATGTGGGATCCGAACCTTGTATCAACAAGTATCCGAGCGGGCAGACCGGGACTGATCCGGTAGTGATGAGCCGTTTGGCGGAAATGTACCTCATCAGTGCGGAAGCGCAAGGATTCCCGAAAGGACTGGGACGCTTGAATGACTTGCGGAAAGAACGCGGGCTGGAAAGTGTGGATCCGAAAGACAAGGACGAATTCCTGCAATGTGTGCTGGACGAACGTCGGAAGGAACTGTTGGCGGAGGGTTTTAGGTACTATGACCTCATACGTACGAATACGGCGAAAACGACACTCGGACTGAAAGATTATCAGCACGTGTTGCCTATTCCGGGAAAAGAAATGATTTCCAATCCGAATCTGGAACCGAATCCCGGATATTGA